Below is a genomic region from candidate division WOR-3 bacterium.
CAGGGATGTAGATTCAATTAAAGAAGTTTATCTCTGTGATATAAACTTAGAAACCTGTAAGTATTTTGAAGAGTTTTTATAATTAATGAAAAAAAGAGATATATTAGAAATTTTAATTTCTCTTGTTTTTGGAATTTTTATCTGGTTTTTTTCTGTTACCAGTAAAACTTATAAGGTGGAAAGAGATTTTGAAGTAATTTATGAAGGTATTCCTGATTCTCTTACTTTTCTTGAACCTCCCCCTAAAAAAATAAAGGTGGAAGTAGTAGCAGATGGTAGGTCTCTTATCTTTACTAATTTTTTCAGACCCAAATTTTTAATTAATCTTGAGAATCCCAAAAGGGGTAAAAATATCTATAAAACTTCTGATATAAAATTCGTAATACCTCATTTTGTAAAAATAAACGAAATAAAATTCAAACAGGATTTTTTAAATTTAAGATTTGATAAAAAATCCGAGAAGGAAGTTCCTGTAAGCGCAATGATAACAGGAAATCCAAGATCTGGTTTTACTATTAAGTTAAAAAAAGCTGAAGGTTATGTAAGAATAACAGGTCCTCTTTCAATTTTAAAAAATATAGATAGTATAAAAACCAATTATGTGTCAGTGGAAAAAAGAGAAAAAAGTTTTAGAGAAAAGGTTAGTCTTTTAAAACCCTCAGAAGTTATAAATATCTCACCTGATTCAATAGATGTTTATGTAGAAATAGAAAGACTTGAAGAAAGAGATTTTACAAATATCCCTTATATAGTTTTAGCTCCAAAAGAGTATATGATTGAAACTGAACCTTCAAAATTGTTTTTAAGATTAAAGGGACCTGAATCTGTTTTGAGAAATTTAAATAGAGAGGATATTAGTGTAATTGTAAATGCTTTGAATTTTTCAGAAGGTGAATTTTTTCTTAAACCCAAATTGAGGCTTCCAGATAATGTGAGTGTAATAAAACTGGAACCAGAAAATGTTAGGGTTAAACTTTTTAAGAAAAAGTAGAGTTTATTAAATCTAATATTTTTTCTTTTTCAAAAAAGAAAAAAGGGAAATCCCTTCTCTCTATATTTTCTAAGAAAAGGGTTAAGCTTATAACTCCTGTAACAGGTGCGGAAATTCCAAAAAGTTTTTCTATAAAAATATCCGTTGCCCTATCATAATTTTTACCTGAAATGCCATGATAAAAAAGGTCAGATTCAAAGATTTTATAATACATTGATAAAATTAAACTTCTTGGTCTTATTGGTAATGTAATTGAGTTAAATAATACATCTTCTTTTTCCCTACCAAGATAAATTTCAAATTTTTCAGTGTATAGATTATCCTTCTTTTTAAAAATTCTAAATCTTTCTTTTAAATTTAAGAAAAAGGGGAGTTCTATTAAATCATTCTTTTTTTCTAAAAGAAGGGCTGGTTCAGTTTTATTCTTTATATTAAATTTTTTCCTATACTCAATTATTGCTTCATTATAACATTCATAAACTTTATCGGCGTTAATAAAAAAATAGGAAAAAAGGGAAAAAAATTCTTTTGAATTTAAGATATCTGAAAGAAAAAAGTTTTCATATAGTGCTTCTTGTTCAAATTGAATTCTTGAATTTGAAAAGGCTTCTGAAAAAAATTTTTTTGTTTCAAGATTTTTTAAAAAAATTTGAAAAAATTTTTCAGCTCTTATTTTTAGATTTACAGGGAGTTTCTCAAGAAAATTTTTGATTAGACTTTTATTTTTTTCAATTTCTTTACTTTCAATATATTCAAGGGCAATTTTAAAAGGACTGTAAAATAAAAATTCTCTTTTTATATTAAATTCTTTATCAGGATAATAAAAAAAAATTCTATCAGTCCCGTCTATGTCATTTTCATAAAATCTTGTTTTTATTCCTCTTTTTCTTAATTCAGTCATAAAGAGGGGTTTTATCCATATTCCTGGATGATAAAAAACTGTTTGATGGGAGGATGAAACAATAAACTCACCTTTAATTTCAAAATCAAAAAATTTTTTAAATTTCTCTCTTTTTTTTCTATTTTCATCACATAATTTTAAAATTTTCTCAATATTTAAAGGTTCAATTATAAATTCACCAGATTTTTCAGGTATTTTATATAATTCCATTTTTTATTACTCAAAGAGAAAATCAAAACTCTTAATAGGAAGAGGTTCTTCAATAAAAAGAATTTCACCGTATTTTACACCTATTAGTCTTCCATAAAATCTATTAAATATTTCTATTATGTTTAAAAACTCCTTTCTTTTTTCTTCATAAAAACCAAATT
It encodes:
- a CDS encoding CdaR family protein produces the protein MKKRDILEILISLVFGIFIWFFSVTSKTYKVERDFEVIYEGIPDSLTFLEPPPKKIKVEVVADGRSLIFTNFFRPKFLINLENPKRGKNIYKTSDIKFVIPHFVKINEIKFKQDFLNLRFDKKSEKEVPVSAMITGNPRSGFTIKLKKAEGYVRITGPLSILKNIDSIKTNYVSVEKREKSFREKVSLLKPSEVINISPDSIDVYVEIERLEERDFTNIPYIVLAPKEYMIETEPSKLFLRLKGPESVLRNLNREDISVIVNALNFSEGEFFLKPKLRLPDNVSVIKLEPENVRVKLFKKK